In one Myxococcus xanthus genomic region, the following are encoded:
- a CDS encoding serine hydrolase translates to MRWLSTRLTGVLVAWVLVAPLAEAANRKQEVDRYIHGFHQKGMFNGTALVATEGGILLKKGYGSANLEWKVPNAPDTKFRIGSITKSFTATVILQLVAEGKLQLDDPITKHLPDYRGDTGGRVTITHLLNHTSGIPSYTSAPHFRADSVNPYGVAEFVKKSCSGDLEFEPGTKYAYNNCGYYLLGALIEKLTGQTYAQAVQARIFGPLGMKDSGYDVTATVLPKRASGYTPRPGGYVNAPYIDMGQPYAAGSLYSTVEDLYRWDRAFYGDTLMPAELKQKMLTPGLQHYGFGWAIAPVQLHDGKTKLPGIFHSGGINGFSSLLVRLPERKEVVILLDNATHGDLQEIAGGVLSILHGIAPRQARMPIGTVMMESLGKGSTAEAIANYRALKKTKEAQYDFSESQLNTVGYHLLRDGRVVDAIEVFKLNVETFPKGANCYDSLGEAYAAHGDKEQAIANYRKSLELDPKNENAVKMLKELEQPAATR, encoded by the coding sequence ATGAGATGGCTGAGCACGCGCCTCACGGGCGTACTGGTGGCATGGGTGCTGGTGGCACCGCTGGCGGAGGCGGCGAACCGGAAGCAGGAGGTAGACCGGTACATCCATGGGTTCCACCAGAAGGGCATGTTCAACGGAACGGCGCTCGTAGCCACGGAGGGGGGCATCCTCCTCAAGAAGGGCTACGGCTCCGCGAACCTCGAGTGGAAGGTGCCCAACGCGCCGGACACGAAGTTCCGCATCGGCTCCATCACCAAGTCCTTCACGGCAACCGTCATCCTGCAGCTCGTCGCCGAGGGAAAGCTCCAGCTCGATGACCCCATCACGAAGCACCTGCCGGACTACCGGGGCGACACCGGTGGGCGCGTCACCATCACCCACCTGTTGAACCACACCTCCGGCATCCCCAGCTACACGTCAGCCCCCCATTTCCGGGCCGACTCGGTCAACCCCTATGGCGTCGCGGAGTTCGTGAAGAAGTCCTGCAGTGGCGACCTGGAGTTCGAGCCCGGCACGAAGTACGCGTACAACAACTGCGGCTACTACCTGCTGGGCGCCCTCATCGAGAAGCTCACCGGCCAGACGTATGCGCAGGCCGTGCAGGCGCGCATCTTCGGGCCACTGGGCATGAAGGACTCCGGCTATGACGTCACCGCCACGGTGCTGCCCAAGCGCGCCAGCGGCTACACGCCCAGGCCGGGCGGGTACGTCAACGCGCCCTACATCGACATGGGCCAGCCCTATGCCGCCGGCTCGCTGTACTCGACGGTGGAGGACCTGTACCGCTGGGACCGGGCCTTCTACGGCGACACGCTGATGCCCGCGGAGCTCAAGCAGAAGATGCTCACCCCGGGCCTTCAGCACTACGGCTTCGGCTGGGCCATTGCCCCCGTGCAACTGCATGACGGCAAGACGAAGCTTCCAGGTATCTTCCACAGCGGCGGCATCAACGGCTTCTCATCCCTCCTGGTCCGCCTGCCCGAGCGCAAGGAGGTCGTCATCCTCCTCGACAACGCGACCCACGGCGACCTCCAGGAGATTGCGGGCGGCGTGCTGAGCATCCTCCATGGCATCGCCCCCCGGCAGGCCCGGATGCCCATCGGCACCGTGATGATGGAGTCTCTCGGCAAGGGCTCCACCGCCGAGGCCATCGCCAACTACCGCGCGCTGAAGAAGACGAAAGAAGCCCAGTACGACTTCAGCGAATCGCAGTTGAACACGGTGGGCTACCACCTCTTGCGCGACGGGCGCGTGGTGGATGCCATCGAGGTGTTCAAGCTCAACGTGGAGACGTTCCCCAAGGGGGCCAACTGCTACGACAGCCTCGGCGAGGCCTACGCCGCCCACGGCGACAAGGAACAGGCCATCGCGAACTACCGCAAGTCCCTGGAGCTGGACCCCAAGAACGAGAACGCGGTGAAGATGCTCAAGGAGCTCGAGCAGCCCGCCGCGACGCGGTAG
- a CDS encoding glutamine--tRNA ligase/YqeY domain fusion protein: MTTTNETQGLNFLQEIIEEDQRTGKYAGRVHTRFPPEPNGYLHIGHAKSICLNFGLAQQYGGKCNLRFDDTNPVTEDTDYVEAIQRDVKWLGFEWEDRKFFASDYFPKLYDFAVQLIKQGKAYVCSLSPEEIREYRGDFTTPGRNSPYRERSVEENLDLFHRMRAGEFSDGQHTLRAKIDMASPNPVLRDPPIYRIRHAHHHRTGDAWPIYPLYDFAHCLSDAIEGITHSICTLEFENRRVLYDWIVDNLVSGDRPYQYEFNRLNLNYTVMSKRKLLKLVTEGFVAGWDDPRMMTITGLRRRGFTPASIRDFATRVGVGKAQQLIDMSLLELCIREDLNETAPRAMAVMRPLKVVLENYPEGQTELLEVQNHPQKPEMGTRQVPFMRELYIEADDFMEDPPKGFFRLAPGKEVRLRSAYFIKCEQVIKDAAGNVVELRCSYDPATRGGNAPDGRKVKGTLHWVPGNAPVAEVRLYDRLFSVEAPDADDSKDFTTFLNPTSLQTLRDARVEPMLVDAAVESRYQFERTGYFYVDPKDSKPGKPVFNRTVTLKDSWTKEQAKGK; encoded by the coding sequence ATGACGACGACGAACGAAACGCAGGGCCTGAACTTCCTCCAGGAAATCATCGAGGAAGACCAGCGGACGGGAAAGTACGCGGGCCGCGTGCACACCCGCTTCCCGCCCGAGCCCAACGGCTACCTCCACATCGGCCACGCCAAGTCCATCTGCCTCAACTTCGGGCTGGCGCAGCAATACGGAGGCAAGTGCAACCTGCGCTTCGACGACACCAACCCCGTCACCGAGGACACCGACTACGTCGAGGCCATCCAGCGTGACGTGAAGTGGCTGGGCTTCGAGTGGGAGGACCGGAAGTTCTTCGCGTCCGACTACTTCCCGAAGCTCTACGACTTCGCCGTGCAGCTCATCAAGCAGGGCAAGGCGTACGTGTGCAGCCTGTCCCCTGAGGAGATTCGCGAGTACCGCGGCGACTTCACCACGCCGGGGCGCAACAGTCCGTACCGCGAGCGCTCCGTGGAGGAGAACCTGGACCTGTTCCACCGCATGCGCGCGGGCGAGTTCTCCGACGGCCAGCACACCCTGCGGGCGAAGATCGACATGGCGTCGCCCAACCCCGTGCTGCGCGACCCGCCCATCTACCGCATCCGTCACGCGCACCATCACCGCACCGGCGACGCGTGGCCCATCTACCCGCTCTACGACTTCGCGCACTGCCTGTCGGACGCGATTGAGGGCATCACCCACTCCATCTGCACGCTGGAGTTCGAGAACCGGCGCGTGCTGTACGACTGGATTGTCGACAACCTCGTCAGCGGGGACCGGCCGTACCAGTACGAGTTCAACCGGCTAAACCTCAACTACACGGTGATGAGCAAGCGCAAGCTGCTCAAGCTGGTGACGGAGGGCTTCGTGGCCGGGTGGGATGACCCCCGGATGATGACGATTACCGGCCTGCGCCGCCGTGGCTTCACGCCGGCGTCCATCCGGGACTTCGCCACGCGCGTGGGCGTGGGCAAGGCGCAGCAGCTCATCGACATGAGCCTGTTGGAGCTGTGCATCCGCGAGGACCTCAACGAGACGGCTCCGCGCGCCATGGCGGTGATGCGCCCGTTGAAGGTGGTCCTGGAGAACTACCCGGAGGGGCAGACGGAGCTGCTGGAGGTGCAGAACCATCCGCAGAAGCCGGAGATGGGGACGCGCCAGGTGCCTTTCATGCGCGAGCTGTACATCGAGGCGGACGACTTCATGGAGGACCCGCCGAAGGGGTTCTTCCGGTTGGCGCCCGGCAAGGAGGTGCGGCTGCGCTCGGCGTACTTCATCAAGTGCGAGCAGGTCATCAAGGACGCCGCGGGTAACGTGGTGGAGTTGCGTTGCTCGTATGACCCGGCCACGCGCGGCGGCAACGCGCCGGATGGCCGCAAGGTGAAGGGCACGCTGCACTGGGTACCCGGCAACGCGCCCGTCGCGGAGGTCCGCCTCTATGACCGGCTCTTCTCCGTGGAGGCGCCGGACGCGGACGACTCCAAGGACTTCACCACGTTCCTCAACCCGACCAGCCTCCAGACGCTGCGCGACGCCCGCGTCGAGCCGATGCTGGTGGATGCCGCCGTGGAGTCGCGCTACCAGTTCGAGCGCACCGGGTACTTCTACGTGGACCCGAAGGACTCGAAGCCGGGCAAGCCCGTCTTCAACCGTACGGTGACGCTGAAGGACTCATGGACGAAGGAGCAGGCCAAGGGGAAGTAG